A single Clavibacter nebraskensis NCPPB 2581 DNA region contains:
- a CDS encoding alpha/beta hydrolase, which translates to MTKVVALAPTVGWFRAPAALDDLGVPVVVLTGAADTVTPPTTAEVLRTAPADVRVRMYAGAGHLDFMSTLPPSVAPTPRLDHRAFIASLAADFVEALG; encoded by the coding sequence GTGACGAAGGTCGTCGCCCTCGCGCCGACGGTCGGCTGGTTCCGCGCGCCGGCCGCGCTCGACGATCTCGGCGTACCCGTGGTGGTGCTGACGGGAGCCGCCGACACGGTCACACCGCCGACGACGGCGGAGGTCCTGCGCACCGCCCCTGCTGACGTCCGCGTGCGCATGTACGCGGGCGCCGGGCATCTCGACTTCATGAGCACTCTGCCGCCGTCCGTCGCGCCCACGCCTCGTCTCGACCACAGGGCGTTCATCGCGTCGCTCGCTGCGGACTTCGTCGAGGCGCTCGGTTAG
- a CDS encoding metallophosphoesterase family protein, producing the protein MTASLVLLSDTHLPKRAKDLPRALWRAVDAADVVVHAGDWVDEPALDALEARSARLLACWGNNDPAGLRGRLPETARAVIEGIRFAVTHETGASTGRERRMDAGFPDTDVLVFGHSHIPWDTVTPGGLRLLNPGSPTDRRRQPHFTWMTATADTGLLDVELHRSATRD; encoded by the coding sequence GTGACCGCATCGCTCGTGCTCCTCAGCGACACCCACCTCCCGAAGCGCGCGAAGGACCTGCCGCGGGCCCTGTGGCGCGCGGTGGACGCCGCCGACGTCGTGGTCCACGCCGGCGACTGGGTCGACGAGCCCGCGCTCGACGCGCTCGAGGCGCGCTCTGCCCGGCTCCTCGCCTGCTGGGGCAACAACGACCCCGCGGGGTTGCGGGGGCGGCTGCCCGAGACGGCCCGGGCGGTGATCGAGGGGATCCGCTTCGCCGTCACGCACGAGACCGGCGCGTCCACGGGCCGCGAGCGCCGGATGGACGCCGGCTTCCCGGACACCGACGTGCTCGTCTTCGGCCACAGCCACATCCCGTGGGACACCGTGACACCCGGCGGCCTGCGGCTCCTGAACCCCGGTTCGCCCACCGATCGGCGACGTCAGCCCCACTTCACCTGGATGACCGCGACGGCCGACACGGGGCTGCTCGACGTGGAGCTGCACCGCTCGGCGACGCGCGACTAG
- a CDS encoding GNAT family N-acetyltransferase: MTPATRDLVPADLAWMVPLNNAAVPAVPPMDAATLGEVLGRADLAIAVVDADAPDQTPVGMLLAMQPGGAYDSPNYRWFAEHGVDGLYVDRIVVAAGQRGRRLGQVLYARVFAEARRTGRAAVTCEVNTLPPNPGSLAFHGRLGFVRLAEVVDPDGLHAVAMLSAPVDPASSDPSAA, encoded by the coding sequence GTGACCCCCGCCACCCGCGACCTCGTGCCCGCCGACCTCGCCTGGATGGTGCCGCTCAACAACGCGGCCGTGCCCGCGGTCCCGCCCATGGACGCCGCCACGCTCGGCGAGGTGCTCGGCCGCGCCGACCTCGCGATCGCCGTCGTCGACGCGGACGCGCCCGACCAGACGCCCGTCGGCATGCTCCTCGCCATGCAGCCCGGCGGCGCCTACGACAGCCCGAACTACCGCTGGTTCGCCGAGCACGGCGTCGACGGCCTCTACGTCGACCGGATCGTGGTCGCCGCCGGGCAGCGCGGGCGCCGGCTCGGCCAGGTGCTCTACGCGCGCGTCTTCGCCGAAGCCCGCCGCACGGGCCGCGCCGCCGTCACATGCGAGGTCAACACGCTGCCGCCGAACCCCGGATCGCTCGCCTTCCACGGCCGGCTCGGGTTCGTCCGCCTCGCCGAGGTCGTCGACCCCGACGGGCTCCACGCGGTCGCGATGCTGTCCGCTCCCGTGGATCCCGCATCGTCGGATCCGTCCGCGGCCTGA
- a CDS encoding sulfite oxidase-like oxidoreductase, which translates to MTGITRGFVGRPRKGPADRLPPGQYDTQGGWPVLTAEAVPNLPESRWSIAVDGLVERPTTWDWDEAHALPRSEYAGDIHCVTTWTRLDTRFAGVSVDTLLDAAGPLPEARFVLATSHSGYTTNLPLEDLRGGRAWIAWEADGRPLTPDHGGPARLLVPHLYFWKSAKWIARLTLLDRDQQGFWERNGYHDRGDPWREQRYQGDR; encoded by the coding sequence ATGACCGGCATCACCCGCGGCTTCGTCGGCCGCCCCCGGAAGGGCCCCGCCGACCGGCTCCCGCCCGGCCAGTACGACACCCAGGGCGGCTGGCCCGTCCTCACCGCCGAGGCCGTGCCGAACCTGCCCGAGTCGCGCTGGTCGATCGCCGTCGACGGCCTCGTTGAGCGCCCCACGACGTGGGACTGGGACGAGGCCCACGCGCTGCCCCGGTCCGAGTACGCGGGCGACATTCACTGCGTCACCACCTGGACCCGGCTCGACACGCGGTTCGCGGGCGTCAGCGTGGACACCCTGCTCGACGCCGCGGGCCCGCTCCCGGAGGCGCGCTTCGTCCTCGCCACCTCGCACTCCGGCTACACGACCAACCTGCCGCTGGAGGACCTCCGCGGCGGCCGTGCCTGGATCGCGTGGGAGGCCGACGGCCGCCCGCTCACGCCCGACCACGGCGGACCCGCGCGCCTCCTCGTGCCGCACCTCTACTTCTGGAAGAGCGCCAAGTGGATCGCCCGCCTCACGCTCCTCGACCGCGACCAGCAGGGCTTCTGGGAGCGCAACGGCTACCACGACCGCGGCGACCCGTGGCGCGAGCAGCGCTACCAGGGCGACCGCTGA
- a CDS encoding FAD-binding oxidoreductase: MARAALPGRPLSAQAAGSARGPGPAREPAVPASVGGEWRTARITALEHPTPTTVLLRFDVPDRIPHLPGQHCVVRLRAEDGYTAQRSYSILSAPHEDGVELLMERYEDGEVSGFFADVARVGDEIEMRLPIGGFFVWDGATPAVALGGGTGAVPLVSMVRHARHLGVPDLVRVAVSARTAADVPCRAELEAAGALIVTTRKRHGARGFGRLRTDEVAGLAAGAGVALVCGSTAFAGGATRLLLDAGVDRDAIRIEQFGPSGE, translated from the coding sequence GTGGCGCGAGCAGCGCTACCAGGGCGACCGCTGAGCGCGCAGGCGGCCGGGTCCGCCCGCGGGCCCGGTCCCGCGCGCGAGCCCGCGGTCCCCGCCTCCGTCGGCGGCGAGTGGCGGACGGCGAGGATCACGGCGCTCGAGCACCCGACGCCCACGACCGTCCTGCTGCGCTTCGACGTGCCCGACCGGATCCCGCACCTGCCCGGCCAGCACTGCGTCGTCCGGCTGCGCGCGGAGGACGGGTACACGGCCCAGCGCTCGTACTCGATCCTCTCCGCGCCGCACGAGGACGGCGTCGAGCTGCTGATGGAGCGCTACGAGGACGGCGAGGTGAGCGGGTTCTTCGCCGACGTCGCCCGGGTCGGCGACGAGATCGAGATGCGCCTGCCCATCGGCGGCTTCTTCGTGTGGGACGGCGCGACCCCCGCGGTCGCGCTCGGCGGCGGCACGGGCGCGGTGCCGCTCGTGTCGATGGTCCGCCACGCGCGCCACCTCGGCGTCCCGGACCTCGTCCGCGTGGCCGTCTCGGCGCGCACGGCGGCCGACGTTCCGTGCCGCGCGGAGCTCGAGGCCGCGGGCGCGCTCATCGTGACGACCCGGAAGCGGCACGGCGCGCGCGGGTTCGGGCGCCTCCGCACCGACGAGGTCGCGGGGCTCGCCGCGGGCGCCGGGGTCGCGCTCGTGTGCGGGTCCACCGCGTTCGCGGGCGGGGCGACGCGCCTGCTGCTCGACGCCGGGGTCGACCGCGACGCGATCCGCATCGAGCAGTTCGGCCCGTCGGGGGAGTGA